A genome region from Streptomyces antimycoticus includes the following:
- the hisC gene encoding histidinol-phosphate transaminase codes for MTEKSPKLRAALDGIPTYKPGKPAATGGPLAFKLSSNENPYPPLAGVLETVADSAASLNRYPDLACTALIAELAERFDVPLEHLATGTGSVGMAQQLVQSTAGPGDEVIYAWRSFEAYPIITQIAGATSVQVPLTDAEVHDLDAMADAITDRTRLIFVCNPNNPTSTVVRRAELERFLDRVPSDVLVVLDEAYNEFIRDERVPNGVDLYRDRPNVCVLRTFSKAYGLAGLRVGFAIAHEPVAAALRKTAVPFGVSQLAQDAAVASLRSEDALRERVDALVTERGRVWEALTAQGWTVPDCQANFVWLRLGERTLDFAAACEAAGVVIRPFPGEGVRVTIGEREANEIFLRTAEEFRKEL; via the coding sequence GTGACCGAGAAGAGCCCCAAGCTGCGTGCCGCGCTGGACGGCATTCCGACGTACAAGCCCGGCAAGCCGGCCGCCACGGGGGGTCCCCTGGCCTTCAAGCTGTCCTCCAACGAGAACCCCTATCCGCCGCTGGCCGGGGTGCTGGAGACGGTGGCGGACTCCGCCGCGTCCTTGAACCGCTACCCGGACCTCGCCTGCACGGCGCTGATCGCCGAGCTCGCGGAGCGCTTCGATGTGCCGCTGGAGCATCTGGCCACCGGGACCGGTTCGGTCGGCATGGCCCAGCAGCTGGTCCAGTCCACGGCGGGGCCGGGCGATGAGGTGATCTACGCCTGGCGGTCCTTCGAGGCATATCCGATCATCACTCAGATCGCGGGCGCGACCTCGGTGCAGGTTCCGCTGACCGATGCCGAGGTCCACGATCTGGACGCGATGGCCGATGCGATCACCGACCGCACCCGGCTGATTTTCGTCTGTAACCCCAACAATCCGACCAGCACCGTCGTGCGCCGGGCCGAGCTGGAGCGGTTCCTGGACCGGGTGCCGTCCGATGTGCTGGTGGTGCTGGATGAGGCGTACAACGAGTTCATCCGGGACGAGCGGGTCCCCAACGGCGTCGACCTCTACCGCGACCGGCCGAACGTCTGCGTGCTGCGCACCTTCTCCAAGGCGTACGGCCTGGCCGGGCTGCGGGTCGGCTTCGCGATCGCCCATGAGCCGGTGGCGGCGGCGCTGCGCAAGACCGCGGTGCCGTTCGGTGTCAGCCAGCTCGCCCAGGACGCGGCGGTGGCCTCGCTGCGCAGCGAGGACGCGCTGCGGGAGCGGGTGGACGCGCTGGTCACCGAGCGGGGCCGGGTGTGGGAGGCGCTGACCGCCCAGGGGTGGACGGTCCCGGACTGCCAGGCGAACTTCGTCTGGCTGCGGCTGGGGGAGCGCACGCTCGACTTCGCGGCGGCGTGCGAGGCGGCGGGCGTGGTGATCCGTCCGTT